The nucleotide window GTTTTGTCATACTTCCGGCAGGTAAAGTTGCCACGGACAAATTGTCTCAGACGTTAATGTATGGTGCTACAGTAATTGCACTAAGAGGAAACTTTGACAGAGCTTTAGTAATGGCACAGGAAGCCGCCGAAAGGGTAGGTTATACTGTTGTAAACTCAGTTAATCCTTATAGGCTTTGGGGCCAGAGAAGTGGAGCATGGGAAATTTGTGATGATCTTGGTAGAGCTCCAGATTGGCATGCAATACCTGTTGGAAACGCAGGAAATATATCTGCTTATTGGGCAGGATACAAACAGTATAAAGAAATTGGCAAAATAGATAAATTACCTAGAATGATGGGTTTTCAGGCTGCCGGAGCATCACCTCTTGTTACCGGTGAACCCTGTTTGCACCCTGAGACTATTGCAACAGCAATAAGAATAGGGAATCCTGTAAATGCAAAGTTTGCAAAAGCAGCCACATCTGAGTCTAATGGAGGGTTTTATTCTGTAACTGACGATGAAATTCTTTCCGCGCAAAGACTTCTTGCTTCTAAAGGCGGTCTTTTTGCTGAGCCAGCTTCATGTGCTCCTCTTGCTGGTCTTGTAAAGCTAAAAGAGCAGGGACTCTTGCCAAAGGGCATTACAACAGCAATGATACTTACTGGAAACGGATTAAAGGATCATGCTACAGCTATGTCTCAAATTTCAGAACCTATTACTATTGACGATAATATAGAAGAACTACTAGAGGTGATAGATAGTTGAATCCATTGATAACTCTAAGAATACCTGCAACCAGTGCAAACCTCGGCTCTGGTTATGATGCCATCGGTATGGCACTCTCTCTTTATAATATTTTTAAAGTTATGGAGATTTTACCATCAGACGAATTTAAAATTGAAGCTGATGGCGAAGAAGCAACAACTTTAGTTAATCCTGATTTAAACTTAGTAATTACATCTTATAAAAAGACCTGTGAACGTTGGGGGGTTAAGGGGCCCGGATTCTCGTTGTGGAGTCATAATATAATTCCCTTATCGAGAGGGCTTGGTAGCTCTGCAGGCGCAGTTTGTGCTGGAGTACTAATAGCAAAACACCTTACAGGTTACAAAGCAGATAACGAAGAATTATTAAGAGCTATGACTGTCATAGAGGGGCACCCAGATAATGTTGCTCCTTGCTTTTTAGGTGGAATGGTAGTCAGTTGTTGGGACGGAACAGATTTAAGATATATTAGACTACCCGCATTACCTCCAGAGATTCTTTGTGTTGTTGCTGTACCAGAAGAAAAAGTAAGTACAACTGAAGCGCGCAACGCTTTACCTAAAGTTGTTCCTTTTGAAGATGCAGTATTTAATCTGGGCCGAGCTGCATTGCTTACTGCAGCATGGGCAACAGGTAAGTGGAGATATTTAAAATGGGGGATGGATGATAAACTTCATCAGCCTTATAGAATAAAGCTTTTCAGTGGTGGAGAAGTTATTTTTTCTCGTGTTCATGAACTCCCTGAGTGTATAAGTGTTGCTATCAGCGGCTCAGGTCCAAGTGTAATAGCATTTGTTGAAGGGCAAACACATCGAGTTGCAGAAGCAATGTGCCGAACTTTTACAGAATTTGGAGTAAGATCCCAATTTTTTGTGATTGATGGAAGTGAAGAAGGAGCTAGGGTTGAAATAGGATCCTCTCTAAAAAAAGCATTATTGGAAGTGAGTTGTAACAAATGAATTGGAAAGAATGTCCGTTAACTGTTTTAAAATTTGGAGGTTCTTCTGTCGCAGATGCAGAAAGAATGAGGCATGTAGCTCAGGTAATAAAAAAAGTTCGTAATAGTGGATACCGAGTAGCTGTAGTTGTTTCTGCTATGGGAAATATGACAGATGACCTTTTGGAGCTTGCAGGAAGCGTTTCTGAATACAAAAATGGAAGAGAAATTGATAGATTATTGGCAACAGGAGAGCAGCAGAGTGTAGCT belongs to Synergistaceae bacterium and includes:
- a CDS encoding threonine synthase, encoding MGVIQKFKNLLPITEKTPRITLGEGSTPFVHLDAISSLLEIELWGKLEGSNPSGSFKDRGMVMAVARALEDGAKAVVCASTGNTSASAAAYAAAAGIPCFVILPAGKVATDKLSQTLMYGATVIALRGNFDRALVMAQEAAERVGYTVVNSVNPYRLWGQRSGAWEICDDLGRAPDWHAIPVGNAGNISAYWAGYKQYKEIGKIDKLPRMMGFQAAGASPLVTGEPCLHPETIATAIRIGNPVNAKFAKAATSESNGGFYSVTDDEILSAQRLLASKGGLFAEPASCAPLAGLVKLKEQGLLPKGITTAMILTGNGLKDHATAMSQISEPITIDDNIEELLEVIDS
- the thrB gene encoding homoserine kinase, whose translation is MNPLITLRIPATSANLGSGYDAIGMALSLYNIFKVMEILPSDEFKIEADGEEATTLVNPDLNLVITSYKKTCERWGVKGPGFSLWSHNIIPLSRGLGSSAGAVCAGVLIAKHLTGYKADNEELLRAMTVIEGHPDNVAPCFLGGMVVSCWDGTDLRYIRLPALPPEILCVVAVPEEKVSTTEARNALPKVVPFEDAVFNLGRAALLTAAWATGKWRYLKWGMDDKLHQPYRIKLFSGGEVIFSRVHELPECISVAISGSGPSVIAFVEGQTHRVAEAMCRTFTEFGVRSQFFVIDGSEEGARVEIGSSLKKALLEVSCNK